The Methanobacterium bryantii genome includes the window GTGAAATCTGTTAAAAACACTAAAAACACCATAAAAAAGAATAAAGTCAACACGAAGTTCATAAAATAAAACTTCCCTTTGACCTTTATTCCATCAACTTTTTTGATTGAGGGGAAAATTCAATAATTTTTTTTACAGTTATATATCTAAATCCCGATAAATAGAGACTAAATGAATGTATAACACTATTTTTAATATATCTTCAAAGAAATCACGATTTAAAATGAATTTAGTAAAGGGATTGATTTTAAATACAAATTAATTCTGAAAGTTAAAAAAAGGACATAATGTTGTGTGTTATTTACTATAAATCGATCCCAAAAGGTCAAGGGCAAGTCTAGAGGCTACCTGTGATGTAATATTCCCTGCATCATAGAGCGGATTAACTTCTACAACATCAAATCCGATGATATTCCCTTTTACAGGCAAATTCTGCAATATTTCTCTCATTTGCAGGTAATTTAAACCTCCTGGCTCTGGAGTACCTGTTCCAGGCACTGCAGAGATATCAAGGGCATCAATATCAAGGGTTACATAGATATTTTCGGTTTCAGGTATTTTTCCGAGTGTCCATTGGATTCCATTTTTAAAGACATCGGAAGCAGTTATAATTTTGGAGTTGTATTTTTTGGCTTCGTCATAATTTGCTTTTCTATCGGTAAATCCACGAATCCCAATTTGTGTGATGTTATTAACTGTCTTAAGACCAGATGCGCGTTTAATTGGGCTTGCATGGGAAAATTTAACATTTGATACATTGTCTGTAAAATCGAGGTGAGTATCAAAATGAACTATGTCAAAGTCGACATCGAATGCTTCAAGAATTGGAAAAGTAATTGAATGATCACCGCCAAAACCTACAGGAAAAACATTGCTTTCTATAACTTTTTTGAAGGTATCATAGATCATCTTCATATTGGTGGCTGTGGATGTAGGTAGGATAGGTACATCTCCATAATCTATGAGAGTTACATCATGGAGAATATGCTTTTTTTGCTCTAGATCATAGGCACCTTCATCAGAATGCATGTAAATTCCATAATTTTGGGATGCAATACGGACTGCACGAGGTCCAAAGCGTGTTCCAGATCGATTTGTAGTGCCCTGGTCAAATGGGATTCCAATTAGAGCCACATCCACGTTTTTTAAGTTAGTTGTGTGCTGGAGTTTGTAGAATGTTGGAATTCCTGAATAGGGGAATTTATTTTCAATTTCTTTGGGATTCATCTTATTTCTCCAGCAATTTAACCACAAATGTATAATAAAATTAGTAAAATACGGATTTTAAATTTAATAAGGTAATTAAGGGGAATCAGGGATAAGATTGCAAAATTAGATTTTATTTTATGTGTTCTATAAAATGAATTCCATTTTCGTTGATTGCATATTTTTTATTCCTTTTAACCTCAACATCTATTAAACCCATATTCTCTAATTCTTGAAGGTACTGGTAAACTGTTGATTCAGAATATTTTTTCCTTTTACCTTTAGATTTAGAATATGAACGACTTAGGAGAGTTAGAAGATGGTTAAATGTAATGCCATTATTTTTACTTAAAACTTCAAGTATTCTTATCTTTGTACTACCAAAACGATGAGCAGGATTTACAGGAAGGAAAACAGGCCCACCTTCGTCTAAAACATATAACGGCGTGGATGCCTGGAATTGTGTTAAATAATAAGCTACGTAGAGATCAAGTTTATCTTCGCTAGCTATGAAATAGGGGTCTTCAACTTCTTCAAAAACATTTTTAATTTCGCCTACAACTTCATGGAAGTCGCCTTGTAAATTAATAACTTTATAACCATCTTTTTCTCTTTCAGCGTCTTTCGACAACATTATAACTTCATCGGCCTGAAAATCTTCCTTTTTAAGGATGTTTTGGATAATTTCAGGCCTTTTGATTGTTGTTATAAGACTTGGCATTTAAAACCTCCGTGTTTTTATTATATTATGATATTATGTTTTTTCATTAATATTAAATTTATAGTTTTTATTACTCATTGTGAATTCAGTCACCATAATAATGAACTCATATAAAAAAGTTTTTAGGCATATAACTAAAACAAAAAAATTTAGTAGAATTCGGTTGTTTAAAAATAGGAATTTATTTCTGGCATTTTTTAGATTAAAGAGATAAT containing:
- the speB gene encoding agmatinase is translated as MNPKEIENKFPYSGIPTFYKLQHTTNLKNVDVALIGIPFDQGTTNRSGTRFGPRAVRIASQNYGIYMHSDEGAYDLEQKKHILHDVTLIDYGDVPILPTSTATNMKMIYDTFKKVIESNVFPVGFGGDHSITFPILEAFDVDFDIVHFDTHLDFTDNVSNVKFSHASPIKRASGLKTVNNITQIGIRGFTDRKANYDEAKKYNSKIITASDVFKNGIQWTLGKIPETENIYVTLDIDALDISAVPGTGTPEPGGLNYLQMREILQNLPVKGNIIGFDVVEVNPLYDAGNITSQVASRLALDLLGSIYSK